GGCTGCTGGACACCTACGTCGACGTGCTGCGGCTGCCGGTGGACATCGTGGTGGCCGAAAAGTTCGCCGCCGACTCGCCGGCGCACACCGTCGCGGCCGACGCCATCCCGGGTGACACGGTGGGCCTGGACATCGGGCCGGGATCGGTCAAACGCTTCGCGACCTTGCTGTCCAACGCCAAGACGATCTTCTGGAACGGCCCGATGGGCGTGTTCGAATTTCCGGCGTTCGCGGCGGGCACCAGGGGTGTCGCCGAGGCGATCGCCGCGGCGACCGGCAAGGGCGCCTTCAGCGTGGTGGGCGGCGGGGACTCCGCGGCCGCGGTGCGCGCGCTTGGCATCCCGGAGGGCGACTTCTCGCACATCTCCACCGGAGGCGGCGCGTCGCTGGAATACCTTGAGGGCAAGACGCTGCCGGGCATCGAGGTGCTGGGCCGGCCCCAGCCAAGCAAAGGAGACTCGTGAGCCGCAAGCCACTGATCGCCGGCAACTGGAAGATGAACCTCAATCACTTCGAGGCGATCGCGCTGGTGCAAAAGGTCGCGTTCGCGCTGCCGGACAAGTACTACGACAAGGTCGACGTCACGGTTCTGCCGCCGTTCACCGACCTGCGCAGCGTGCAAACCCTGGTCGACGGCGACAAGCTGCGGCTGACCTACGGCGCCCAGGACCTGTCCCAGCACGACTCGGGCGCCTACACCGGCGAGGTCAGCGGGGCCTTCCTGGCCAAGCTGGGGTGCAGCTTCGTCGTCGTCGGGCACTCCGAGCGGCGCACCTACCACCACGAGGACGACGCGCTGGTGGCCGCCAAGGCCGCCGCCGCGCTCAAGCACGGATTGACCCCGATCGTCTGCATCGGCGAACACCTCGAGGTCCGGGAGGCGGGCGGGCACGTCGCCCACTGCGAGGAGCAGCTGCGCGGCTCGCTGGCCGGGCTGTCGAGCGAGCAGATCGGCAGCGTCGTCGTCGCCTATGAGCCGGTGTGGGCGATTGGAACCGGGCGGGTGGCCAGCGCGTCCGATGCTCAAGAGGTGTGCGCGGCGATCCGGAAGGAATTGGCTTCACTCGCGTCGTCGGGGGTTGCCGAGGCCGTCCGGGTGCTCTACGGCGGCTCGGTGAACGCGAAAAACATCGGCGACATCGTCGCCCAGGTCGACATCGACGGGGCCCTAGTCGGCGGGGCGTCGCTGGACGGTGAGCAGTTCGCGACCCTGGCGGCCATCGCCGCCGGTGGGCCCCTTCCCTAGGCTTCCGTAGGGTTGCCGTAGGCCCGGCCGACAACCAGCACCGAACGATGGATCACCTTGCGGCGCTGGGCCGAAGCGTTGCCGCGGCGCTGCGTCCGGCGAGCGCGCCGTGGGCCCTCGAGCCCGCCGTGTGGGCGATGGCGACCGCGGCGCTCGTCGCCGGCGCAGGTGTGGTGACCGGAGACCTCCAGGTTGTCGGGCTCGCGTACCTCGGGGCGGCCTGCGCCGTCGGCTTCCTTGCCACCGGCTTCTACCGCGCCCGGTGGCGGGCGTGGATCGC
The nucleotide sequence above comes from Mycobacterium malmoense. Encoded proteins:
- the tpiA gene encoding triose-phosphate isomerase encodes the protein MSRKPLIAGNWKMNLNHFEAIALVQKVAFALPDKYYDKVDVTVLPPFTDLRSVQTLVDGDKLRLTYGAQDLSQHDSGAYTGEVSGAFLAKLGCSFVVVGHSERRTYHHEDDALVAAKAAAALKHGLTPIVCIGEHLEVREAGGHVAHCEEQLRGSLAGLSSEQIGSVVVAYEPVWAIGTGRVASASDAQEVCAAIRKELASLASSGVAEAVRVLYGGSVNAKNIGDIVAQVDIDGALVGGASLDGEQFATLAAIAAGGPLP